A stretch of the Rhizobium sullae genome encodes the following:
- the mmsB gene encoding 3-hydroxyisobutyrate dehydrogenase codes for MAQIAFIGLGNMGGPMAANLVKAGHEVTGFDLAAPVLKAAEETGVKPAGHISQAVANAEIVVTMLPQGKHVLTAWPDILASIPAGTLVIDCSTIDVESARKAHAMAKTAGCLSLDAPVSGGTGGAAAGTLTFMAGGSKESFAKAKPILEAMGKKIVHCGEAGAGQAAKICNNMILGISMIGVCEAFVLAEKLGLSHQALFDVASTSSGQCWSINTYCPVPGPVPTSPANNGYKPGFAAALMLKDLRLSQEAALSSGASTPLGAEAAQLYALFEKQGNGGRDFSAIIEMFRSKV; via the coding sequence ATGGCACAGATCGCATTTATCGGGCTCGGCAATATGGGCGGACCGATGGCGGCAAATCTCGTCAAGGCCGGGCATGAGGTGACGGGTTTTGATCTTGCTGCGCCAGTTCTCAAGGCGGCGGAGGAAACCGGCGTGAAGCCTGCGGGCCACATCAGCCAGGCGGTGGCCAATGCCGAGATCGTCGTCACGATGCTGCCGCAGGGCAAACATGTGCTGACGGCCTGGCCAGACATTCTCGCTTCCATTCCCGCAGGAACACTGGTGATCGACTGCTCGACGATCGATGTCGAAAGCGCTCGCAAGGCCCATGCGATGGCCAAAACCGCAGGCTGCCTCTCGCTCGACGCTCCCGTCTCCGGCGGAACCGGCGGGGCAGCGGCCGGTACGCTGACCTTCATGGCGGGCGGTTCAAAAGAGAGTTTCGCCAAGGCAAAACCGATCCTCGAAGCCATGGGCAAGAAGATCGTCCACTGCGGCGAAGCGGGTGCTGGGCAGGCGGCCAAGATCTGCAACAATATGATCCTCGGTATCTCGATGATCGGTGTTTGCGAAGCTTTCGTGCTGGCGGAAAAACTCGGCCTTTCGCATCAGGCGCTCTTTGATGTTGCCTCGACCTCGTCGGGCCAGTGCTGGTCGATCAACACCTATTGCCCGGTGCCGGGACCGGTGCCGACCTCGCCGGCAAACAACGGTTACAAGCCAGGATTTGCCGCTGCTCTGATGCTGAAGGATCTGCGGTTGTCGCAGGAGGCCGCACTTTCAAGCGGCGCATCGACCCCGCTCGGCGCCGAAGCCGCGCAGCTTTATGCGCTCTTCGAAAAGCAGGGCAATGGCGGAAGGGACTTCTCCGCCATCATCGAGATGTTTCGCAGCAAAGTCTGA
- a CDS encoding fumarylacetoacetate hydrolase family protein, which translates to MMDSNAVFDPRALAARLRSLHNAGKLAPTASFALPADLRHAMDAQNFLAAEEGITSNAWKVTASPDGQAVTAPLHPYAETDSGAQIPWAKGMKFEAEIAVRLGKDLAIRESNYSRAEVADAVATVHLGAELLASAIEESGRLSFFLFLADRLGNCGYVLGPTMPKALIDTATGTQLKVTFNGQPIYDAPAQHPKGDVLTWLVGYANDRFRPESSLKAGALITTGTLCGAIELASPGEIDILLGEASRLHLSLIAK; encoded by the coding sequence ATGATGGATTCAAACGCGGTCTTTGATCCGCGTGCCCTTGCCGCGCGGCTTCGCAGTCTCCACAATGCCGGTAAACTGGCGCCGACTGCCAGTTTCGCGCTTCCCGCCGATCTCCGCCACGCCATGGATGCGCAGAATTTCCTCGCCGCCGAAGAAGGCATCACCAGCAATGCCTGGAAAGTGACCGCTTCGCCGGATGGCCAGGCCGTGACGGCGCCGCTCCATCCCTACGCGGAAACCGATTCCGGTGCCCAAATCCCCTGGGCGAAGGGCATGAAGTTTGAAGCGGAGATTGCCGTTCGTCTCGGAAAGGATCTTGCGATCCGCGAAAGCAACTACAGTCGGGCCGAAGTCGCCGATGCCGTTGCGACTGTCCATCTCGGCGCCGAACTCCTGGCTTCCGCCATCGAGGAAAGCGGCAGGCTCTCCTTTTTCCTCTTCCTCGCCGATCGGCTCGGCAACTGCGGCTATGTGCTCGGCCCGACCATGCCGAAGGCGCTGATCGATACGGCAACCGGAACACAGTTGAAAGTTACCTTCAACGGACAACCGATCTACGACGCCCCGGCGCAGCATCCGAAAGGCGACGTGCTCACCTGGCTTGTCGGCTACGCCAATGACAGGTTTCGGCCGGAAAGCTCGCTGAAGGCCGGCGCGTTGATCACCACAGGCACCCTTTGCGGCGCGATTGAACTCGCTTCGCCGGGCGAGATCGATATCCTCCTTGGCGAGGCCAGTAGGCTTCACCTCTCGCTCATCGCGAAATAA
- a CDS encoding FGGY-family carbohydrate kinase — protein sequence MPDYSRIAVLDIGKTNAKVVVLDSQTGTEIAAAKTANTVVRSGIYPHYDIDGLWAFALDALKSFATAPGFDAISITTHGASAALIGADGKLAMPVLDYEHEYLQEIREAYSALRPPFEETYSPRQSMGLNVGAQLHYQKTAFPREFAKVATIVTYPQYWAARLTGVTANELTSLGCHTDLWNPKAGEYSSLVDTLGVRDLMAPIHSAFEALGPVLPEIARSIEIAADIPVYCGIHDSNASLLPHLVARQAPFAVVSTGTWVVNFGVGGDLTHLDPKRDALANVDAYGRAVPSSRFMGGREFEILSTEIGSVPPEDVAAALGPVVAGNLMLLPNVATGSGPFPGRQGRWQNADRASPAERYAAMCLYLALMTEACLGLIGARGPVIVEGPFALNETYLKVLAALTARDVIALPGSTGTSQGAALLTGIRPTPGPERHFTPAAIAGLKDYRHTWHAAME from the coding sequence ATGCCCGATTACAGCCGCATCGCCGTTCTCGATATCGGCAAGACGAATGCGAAAGTCGTCGTGCTCGACAGCCAAACCGGCACGGAAATCGCAGCCGCAAAGACGGCGAATACGGTCGTCAGGTCCGGCATCTATCCGCATTATGATATCGACGGCTTATGGGCCTTCGCGCTCGATGCATTGAAGTCTTTCGCGACGGCGCCGGGCTTCGATGCGATTTCGATCACGACACACGGCGCGTCGGCAGCGCTCATCGGCGCCGATGGCAAGCTCGCCATGCCGGTTCTCGATTACGAGCACGAATATCTGCAAGAGATCCGAGAGGCTTATAGCGCGCTGCGCCCACCCTTCGAGGAGACCTATTCGCCGCGCCAGTCGATGGGGCTGAATGTCGGCGCCCAGCTTCACTATCAGAAAACGGCCTTTCCGCGGGAATTCGCGAAGGTGGCAACCATCGTCACCTATCCTCAATATTGGGCGGCACGGCTGACGGGCGTTACGGCGAATGAGCTGACCTCGCTTGGCTGCCACACGGATCTCTGGAATCCGAAGGCAGGTGAATATTCCTCGCTGGTCGATACGCTCGGCGTCCGCGATCTCATGGCGCCCATCCATTCGGCTTTTGAGGCGCTCGGTCCCGTCTTGCCGGAGATCGCTCGCAGCATCGAGATCGCTGCCGATATCCCGGTCTATTGTGGCATCCACGACTCCAATGCCTCGCTGCTGCCGCATCTCGTTGCGCGCCAGGCGCCCTTTGCGGTTGTCTCGACGGGCACGTGGGTCGTCAATTTCGGCGTCGGCGGCGACCTTACCCATCTCGACCCGAAGCGCGATGCGCTTGCCAATGTCGATGCCTATGGCCGCGCTGTGCCGTCCTCCCGCTTCATGGGGGGCCGTGAGTTCGAGATTCTTTCCACAGAAATCGGCAGTGTTCCGCCAGAGGACGTTGCGGCAGCTCTCGGCCCCGTCGTTGCGGGAAACCTGATGTTGCTGCCGAATGTCGCCACCGGCTCGGGCCCCTTCCCCGGCCGCCAAGGACGCTGGCAGAATGCCGATAGGGCAAGCCCTGCGGAACGCTACGCCGCCATGTGCCTTTACCTCGCCTTGATGACCGAGGCCTGCCTCGGCTTGATCGGCGCCAGGGGGCCCGTCATCGTCGAAGGGCCGTTCGCGCTGAACGAGACGTACCTCAAAGTTCTCGCAGCACTGACGGCGCGTGACGTGATTGCCCTGCCCGGATCGACCGGCACTAGTCAAGGCGCCGCACTGCTCACCGGCATCAGACCCACACCCGGTCCGGAAAGGCATTTCACGCCAGCTGCGATTGCCGGCCTGAAAGACTATCGCCACACTTGGCACGCAGCGATGGAATAG